From the genome of Methanococcoides methylutens, one region includes:
- a CDS encoding hydantoinase/oxoprolinase N-terminal domain-containing protein codes for MKYSLGIDAGGTYTDAVLISDADGKIIDSTKARTTYPDLLPGIQNAFDGLDQSILKQVKLVSVSTTLATNTILEKTGYPVGLILVGKTDTPKNSAIKYYISVNGGHSSGGNEVEPLDLDSVEEFVEAVKNKVSAFAVSSYFSVRNPEHELKVKEVITEITGMPVICGHELSQSLGAYDRGITAFLNAQLLPIANQFMKTVASEVERRGINAKLMMLKCDGSIVGMNEALKHPIESIFTGPAASLVGAAYLSKEPSCVVIDVGGTSTDVSLTVNGLPQISDTGAIVGGWQTKVEAIKMETSAMGGDSHVWVMNHVLSIGPRRVVPLCVAATKYPRIIKKLKQGQSISRLKLSENVQPTKFFIRTEQKPIELTQREEELLNRIGDEPLAVSEIYLERRILPSPMLLDSLIQKRLIQTIGFTPTDALHVLGDYNEWNTEASILGAEQMCIFADMEVKDLCLEIKKKVAKNMALNLLSYLMETVDAKEIEKGLDGDFFAGFKADVPVVLLGGPVRAYTEEIKKFVDAKILLPEHAEVGNAVGALAGKGVKRIEILIRVTFGESKYNLKPTSISVFSPLGKDEMSNYDEAVVYAEELGNKLVMDYMRDAELEDGNINIEVTKKVINPLNTGIPLETKYAFLGIAELKK; via the coding sequence ATGAAATATAGTCTTGGTATTGATGCAGGAGGAACTTACACCGACGCCGTTCTCATCAGCGACGCGGACGGAAAGATCATTGATTCTACAAAAGCAAGGACTACCTATCCTGACCTTTTGCCAGGCATACAGAACGCTTTTGACGGACTTGACCAATCCATTCTAAAACAGGTCAAACTTGTATCAGTATCCACCACCCTGGCAACCAACACAATTCTGGAAAAGACCGGCTATCCCGTGGGACTTATTCTTGTAGGAAAAACAGACACCCCAAAGAATTCGGCAATTAAGTACTACATCTCTGTGAATGGAGGACACAGCTCCGGCGGCAATGAGGTCGAACCGTTAGACCTTGATTCGGTCGAAGAGTTCGTCGAGGCTGTAAAGAACAAAGTATCAGCATTTGCCGTTTCATCTTATTTCAGTGTGAGAAATCCCGAACATGAACTTAAGGTAAAAGAAGTCATCACAGAGATTACCGGAATGCCTGTGATCTGCGGACACGAGCTATCCCAGTCACTGGGTGCATATGACAGAGGGATAACAGCATTCCTGAACGCCCAGTTGCTTCCAATTGCCAACCAGTTCATGAAAACAGTCGCTTCTGAGGTTGAGCGCCGTGGAATAAATGCAAAACTCATGATGTTGAAATGTGATGGCTCCATCGTAGGAATGAATGAAGCCCTCAAACATCCTATAGAATCAATATTTACAGGACCTGCCGCCAGCCTTGTGGGTGCAGCTTACCTGTCAAAGGAACCAAGCTGCGTGGTGATCGATGTAGGCGGCACAAGCACCGATGTTTCCCTGACGGTCAACGGATTACCACAGATATCTGATACTGGTGCCATTGTAGGAGGGTGGCAGACCAAAGTAGAAGCCATTAAGATGGAAACCTCTGCAATGGGCGGAGACAGTCATGTATGGGTCATGAACCATGTGCTCAGTATCGGGCCAAGAAGGGTGGTTCCACTGTGTGTTGCAGCTACAAAATATCCAAGGATCATCAAGAAGCTGAAACAGGGACAATCAATTTCAAGACTAAAGCTTAGTGAGAACGTCCAGCCAACGAAGTTCTTTATCAGGACAGAACAAAAACCTATAGAACTGACCCAAAGGGAAGAGGAACTTCTAAACAGGATCGGGGACGAACCACTTGCTGTCAGTGAAATATACCTGGAAAGAAGAATACTGCCTTCCCCAATGCTTCTTGACAGCCTGATACAGAAAAGACTTATACAGACCATCGGATTCACACCTACCGATGCATTGCATGTGCTTGGAGATTACAACGAATGGAATACCGAAGCATCGATCCTCGGTGCAGAACAAATGTGCATCTTTGCAGATATGGAAGTAAAGGATCTCTGCCTTGAGATCAAAAAGAAAGTAGCAAAGAACATGGCATTAAATCTCCTTTCCTACCTGATGGAAACCGTGGATGCAAAAGAGATAGAGAAAGGTCTTGACGGGGACTTCTTCGCCGGATTCAAAGCCGATGTCCCGGTAGTACTCCTCGGTGGACCTGTCCGTGCATATACCGAAGAAATCAAGAAGTTCGTGGATGCAAAGATACTGCTACCTGAACATGCGGAAGTAGGAAATGCAGTTGGGGCTCTTGCAGGAAAAGGTGTGAAAAGAATAGAGATCCTTATCAGGGTCACCTTCGGTGAATCCAAATACAACCTCAAGCCAACCTCTATATCTGTTTTCTCCCCTCTTGGAAAGGATGAGATGAGCAACTACGATGAAGCAGTGGTCTATGCAGAAGAACTTGGCAACAAGCTGGTAATGGATTACATGCGAGATGCAGAACTTGAAGATGGTAATATCAACATCGAAGTTACCAAAAAGGTGATCAATCCGTTAAATACAGGAATTCCACTGGAGACGAAGTATGCTTTCCTGGGTATTGCTGAATTGAAGAAGTAA
- the rsmA gene encoding 16S rRNA (adenine(1518)-N(6)/adenine(1519)-N(6))-dimethyltransferase RsmA encodes MVRKILQKYGIQGGCHDQHFLIDERILDSIAEEANLCEDDVVLEIGGGIGNLTERLLEKAGKVIVIELDPRLVDVLHDRFSDNEKIEIIHGDVLKVDIPEFNKVVANLPYSISSPITFKLFEHDFELGVLMYQYEFAQRMVAKANTDDYSRLSVNTHYFADTSIIMKIPPSAFSPPPEVWSAVVKVVPRPSPFQVDEPEFFLNLVTAGFLQRRKKLRNAIIKGNHLLKVPNIKEIVDGLPEEQMNKRAENLEPHELADIANHICKMKNAM; translated from the coding sequence TTGGTAAGAAAAATTCTACAGAAATATGGCATCCAGGGCGGATGCCATGACCAACATTTTTTGATCGACGAACGAATTCTTGATTCTATTGCCGAAGAGGCAAACCTCTGCGAAGATGACGTTGTGCTTGAGATCGGAGGCGGCATCGGCAATCTTACAGAAAGGCTTTTGGAAAAAGCAGGAAAGGTCATAGTCATAGAACTTGACCCCCGGCTTGTTGATGTTCTTCATGACCGTTTTTCCGACAACGAGAAAATAGAGATCATCCATGGCGATGTTCTAAAGGTCGACATACCAGAGTTCAACAAAGTTGTTGCAAACCTCCCATATTCGATATCCTCGCCAATCACATTTAAGCTCTTTGAGCATGACTTTGAACTGGGCGTACTGATGTACCAGTATGAGTTCGCACAGCGTATGGTTGCGAAAGCCAATACCGATGACTACAGCAGGCTCTCAGTTAACACACACTATTTTGCTGATACCTCCATTATCATGAAGATCCCCCCTTCAGCATTCTCACCACCTCCGGAAGTGTGGTCTGCCGTTGTGAAAGTTGTTCCTCGCCCATCACCATTCCAGGTTGATGAACCCGAATTTTTCCTGAACCTTGTTACCGCCGGGTTCCTTCAAAGGCGTAAAAAGCTCCGGAACGCAATTATCAAAGGTAATCATTTGTTAAAGGTCCCAAACATCAAGGAAATAGTTGATGGACTGCCAGAAGAGCAGATGAACAAGCGTGCTGAGAACCTTGAGCCCCATGAACTTGCAGACATTGCCAATCACATCTGCAAAATGAAGAATGCGATGTAA
- a CDS encoding DUF655 domain-containing protein: MRKRGTPPEKEDYAWVLDYLPYGSTTDKRPAYQKKPLVQAVGDKHFVLMELVPKEGANPQIQSRVYIGDGDRDEIDHVKHRIHYQELSHGAQLEVPHVLEECVRHQEEKFVKFFNEAHPITTRLHMLELLPGIGKKLMWAIIDERKKGEFKSLKDLHDRVGGVHTPEKVIVNRILEELKDDNIKYRLFTVPMHRPKND; this comes from the coding sequence ATGAGAAAGAGGGGAACACCACCTGAGAAAGAGGATTACGCATGGGTCCTTGATTACCTGCCTTATGGCAGTACAACAGACAAACGTCCGGCATACCAGAAGAAGCCTCTGGTCCAGGCAGTTGGTGATAAACACTTTGTACTTATGGAGCTTGTTCCAAAAGAAGGAGCAAATCCGCAGATACAGTCCCGCGTCTACATTGGTGACGGGGACAGAGATGAGATCGATCATGTAAAGCACAGGATCCACTATCAGGAACTTAGCCATGGTGCACAGCTTGAGGTCCCTCATGTACTTGAGGAATGCGTCAGGCACCAGGAAGAGAAGTTCGTCAAGTTCTTCAACGAGGCGCATCCTATAACAACAAGACTGCATATGCTGGAACTCCTGCCTGGTATCGGCAAGAAGCTCATGTGGGCTATCATTGATGAGCGCAAGAAGGGCGAGTTCAAGAGCCTGAAGGACCTGCATGACCGTGTTGGCGGAGTACATACCCCTGAGAAGGTCATTGTAAACCGTATTCTTGAAGAGCTCAAAGATGATAATATCAAATACAGGCTCTTTACAGTACCAATGCATCGTCCAAAAAACGATTGA
- a CDS encoding 5-(carboxyamino)imidazole ribonucleotide mutase: MVDISVLMGSESDHAIANRVTKVLEETKYSFEVNVISAHRDPDKLEDHIAGSDAKVYIAIAGLSAALPGVIASKTMKPVIGVPVSAKLGGLDALLSVVQMPPGVPVASVGIDNGANAAKLAIRILDLIE, translated from the coding sequence ATGGTAGATATTTCAGTATTAATGGGCTCTGAATCAGATCACGCAATTGCAAACCGTGTTACAAAAGTATTGGAAGAAACAAAATACTCCTTTGAAGTAAATGTTATTTCCGCACACAGAGACCCTGATAAACTTGAAGATCACATCGCCGGCAGTGATGCAAAGGTCTACATTGCTATTGCAGGACTATCCGCTGCACTTCCGGGAGTCATTGCTTCCAAGACAATGAAACCTGTTATCGGCGTACCTGTCAGTGCAAAGCTTGGCGGACTTGATGCATTGCTCTCAGTTGTACAGATGCCACCAGGAGTACCTGTTGCCAGCGTTGGTATCGATAACGGTGCAAATGCTGCAAAACTTGCAATAAGGATCCTCGATCTTATTGAATGA
- a CDS encoding chorismate mutase has product MTAIDEVRSKIERIDNEIIKLIAERTDLANDVLESKRQEHRAINDDTQNHVVLDRAANIATEKNLDSGAVKEIFEILIRMSIERQHELSGEGNLP; this is encoded by the coding sequence ATGACCGCAATAGATGAAGTTCGCAGCAAGATCGAGAGGATCGATAACGAGATCATAAAACTGATCGCGGAACGCACCGATCTTGCAAATGATGTGTTGGAAAGCAAAAGGCAAGAACACAGAGCTATCAATGATGATACGCAAAACCATGTTGTTCTTGACAGAGCTGCTAACATTGCAACCGAAAAAAACCTTGATTCCGGCGCTGTCAAAGAGATCTTTGAGATCCTTATCAGGATGAGCATTGAGCGCCAACATGAACTTAGTGGGGAAGGGAACCTCCCCTAA
- a CDS encoding HemK2/MTQ2 family protein methyltransferase yields the protein MVTITYRNANINLDEQVYDPAEDSYLLADVAIDNAKKGMKVLEVGAGTGFVSAVLQENVDVDLIATEISPIAATCARSSGVEVIRADMFNCFKPGPMFDLILFNPPYLPTSEDEKVPGWLNYAFDGGADGRDSVNRFIDEVPGHLTRNGIVLILISSLTGIEQVKERMEACGFEVDTCGSDNCFFEELIVVKGTFLAQKLDPAKTRS from the coding sequence ATGGTAACGATAACCTACAGGAATGCAAACATAAATCTTGATGAGCAGGTCTACGACCCCGCTGAAGATTCCTATTTGCTTGCTGACGTTGCCATTGATAATGCAAAGAAAGGCATGAAAGTACTGGAGGTCGGTGCAGGTACAGGCTTTGTTTCGGCAGTCCTTCAGGAGAACGTCGATGTTGACCTCATTGCTACCGAGATCAGCCCGATTGCTGCCACCTGTGCAAGGTCAAGTGGTGTAGAGGTGATCAGGGCAGATATGTTCAATTGTTTTAAGCCCGGACCTATGTTCGACCTCATCCTTTTTAATCCACCCTACCTTCCCACATCAGAAGATGAGAAAGTTCCAGGATGGCTTAATTATGCTTTCGATGGCGGGGCTGATGGCAGGGATTCAGTAAATCGTTTCATTGATGAAGTTCCGGGACATCTCACCCGGAACGGAATTGTACTTATCCTCATATCATCACTTACAGGCATAGAGCAGGTAAAAGAACGCATGGAAGCATGCGGATTTGAAGTCGACACCTGTGGCAGCGATAACTGTTTCTTTGAGGAACTGATAGTGGTTAAAGGCACTTTCCTGGCTCAGAAATTGGATCCTGCCAAAACTAGAAGTTAA
- a CDS encoding shikimate kinase: MTLTGHAYALGAGTIINAIATWKGAAFGVDLKTFADVELTNNSSKISGTIENVPQGDTTLIERSVELVLEHFDIEMGGTVHTSSEVPLASGLKSSSAAANATILATLDAIGETMEPMDAVHLGVRAAKDAGVTITGALDDACASFFGGIVVTDNRKNELIKRTEKEMDVIIFAPDRQSFSSQTNVHNSELIAPWVDMAYELALEEEYEKAMTLNGFLYCGALGFSTDIMMEALKIGVKGVSLSGTGPAYSALVDKNMANELIKIWEECGTTGKVINTKINNEGLIKL; the protein is encoded by the coding sequence ATGACACTAACAGGACATGCCTATGCACTCGGTGCAGGAACCATCATTAATGCAATTGCAACATGGAAAGGAGCAGCTTTCGGAGTTGACCTGAAGACCTTTGCAGATGTTGAACTTACAAACAACAGCTCAAAAATAAGCGGCACTATTGAAAATGTGCCGCAGGGTGACACTACACTGATCGAAAGGTCAGTGGAACTTGTCCTTGAGCATTTTGATATTGAGATGGGAGGCACTGTCCACACAAGCAGTGAAGTGCCGCTGGCAAGCGGACTGAAAAGCAGCAGTGCGGCTGCAAATGCAACCATTCTTGCAACCCTTGATGCCATTGGCGAGACAATGGAACCCATGGATGCAGTACATCTTGGAGTAAGGGCAGCAAAGGATGCAGGCGTTACTATCACAGGTGCTCTTGATGATGCTTGTGCCTCTTTTTTTGGCGGGATCGTTGTTACGGACAACAGGAAGAACGAACTTATCAAACGCACCGAGAAAGAGATGGATGTAATTATCTTTGCACCCGACAGGCAATCTTTCAGTTCACAGACCAATGTTCATAACTCTGAGCTTATCGCACCCTGGGTCGATATGGCTTATGAGCTTGCACTTGAAGAGGAATATGAAAAAGCCATGACGCTTAACGGATTCCTCTATTGCGGAGCACTTGGGTTCAGTACTGATATAATGATGGAAGCCCTGAAGATCGGCGTAAAAGGAGTTAGTTTATCGGGCACAGGTCCCGCATATTCTGCACTTGTTGATAAAAATATGGCAAACGAACTTATAAAGATATGGGAAGAGTGTGGCACTACCGGAAAAGTGATAAATACCAAGATTAATAATGAAGGTTTAATAAAACTTTAA
- a CDS encoding hydantoinase/oxoprolinase N-terminal domain-containing protein: MQYSMGIDAGGTYTDAVIIRDSDGEIVDSTKARTTYPDLLIGIQNALDGLDQSYLKDIKLVSVSTTLSTNTILEGTGYPVALIMAGDYVIPETHSINNYIVVDGGHGPSGEEIRKLDMETVRKFILQNKDIVSAFAISSYFSIRNTEHELQIKELIKELTGLPSVCGHELSQDLGAYNRGITAYLNAQLIPITDHFIETIIGEMDRRNINARLLMLKCDGSVVGIDEAKEKPIESIFSGPAASLVGAAYLSKAKTCTVIDVGGTSTDVSMIENELPELCDEGAVVGGWQTKVKAIRMETSAMGGDSHIWIKNQKPNIGPRRVIPLCVAATKYPSLIERLKTARVPSRMLLSDNIQPTKFFIRSGKEPTSEFSPSEKEIYDRIGDEPVSISGIFLDKLPSPVFLDLLIQKRLIQAIGFTPTDALHVLGDYNEWNAEASNIAATILGRMTHQNKGEFCQQVKNEVAKNMAIYLMSYLLKDVHPEEIRKVIEGDHHTKFKLDIPVVLLGGPVRAYVEDVRKLIDADVILPEHSEVGNAAGALVGKGIKRIEILIKNVRKKSKISNIVFVQGQREIFQTHPEALKYADKIGRELVLGYMKEAGLDAEDVRIEVTRNDITMHGDSLPLETKLVFVGIGTPKREI, encoded by the coding sequence ATGCAATACAGCATGGGTATTGACGCAGGCGGTACTTACACCGATGCGGTAATAATAAGGGATTCGGATGGCGAGATCGTTGATTCTACAAAAGCAAGAACAACTTATCCAGACCTGTTGATAGGCATTCAGAACGCTCTTGACGGATTAGATCAGAGTTACCTCAAAGACATAAAGCTGGTTTCCGTATCTACAACACTGTCCACTAATACAATCCTTGAAGGTACCGGATATCCTGTTGCACTTATCATGGCAGGGGATTATGTAATACCGGAAACTCATTCCATAAATAACTATATTGTTGTTGATGGTGGCCATGGTCCCAGCGGAGAAGAAATAAGAAAACTAGACATGGAAACTGTCAGGAAATTTATCCTCCAGAACAAAGACATAGTTTCAGCCTTTGCAATTTCATCTTACTTCAGCATACGTAATACTGAACATGAACTTCAGATCAAAGAACTGATCAAAGAATTGACAGGGCTGCCAAGCGTTTGCGGACATGAGCTCTCCCAGGATCTTGGTGCATACAATCGTGGCATCACAGCATACCTTAACGCACAACTGATCCCAATAACAGATCATTTCATAGAGACGATCATTGGTGAGATGGACAGAAGAAACATAAACGCAAGGCTTCTTATGCTCAAATGTGACGGTTCCGTGGTCGGTATCGATGAAGCAAAAGAAAAACCTATTGAATCGATCTTCTCAGGTCCCGCAGCAAGTCTTGTCGGTGCAGCATACCTTAGCAAAGCGAAGACATGTACAGTCATTGATGTCGGAGGTACAAGTACAGATGTATCTATGATAGAAAATGAACTGCCGGAACTCTGTGATGAGGGAGCAGTGGTCGGTGGCTGGCAGACAAAGGTCAAGGCCATTCGCATGGAAACCTCTGCAATGGGTGGAGATAGCCACATCTGGATCAAGAACCAGAAACCTAACATTGGCCCACGAAGGGTAATACCACTATGTGTTGCTGCAACAAAGTATCCATCGCTGATAGAAAGGCTTAAAACGGCAAGAGTGCCCTCAAGAATGCTGCTGAGCGATAATATACAGCCCACTAAATTCTTTATTCGATCAGGAAAGGAACCTACATCGGAATTTTCCCCATCTGAAAAGGAGATCTATGACAGGATTGGAGATGAGCCGGTTTCCATAAGTGGTATTTTCCTGGATAAACTTCCTTCACCGGTCTTTCTTGACCTGCTCATTCAGAAAAGGCTTATACAAGCTATCGGATTCACTCCAACCGATGCACTACATGTGCTCGGGGACTACAATGAATGGAATGCTGAAGCCTCTAACATTGCCGCCACAATACTCGGACGCATGACGCACCAGAACAAGGGTGAATTCTGCCAGCAGGTCAAAAATGAAGTAGCCAAGAATATGGCCATTTACCTTATGTCCTATCTTTTGAAAGATGTACATCCCGAGGAGATCAGAAAGGTCATTGAAGGTGATCATCACACCAAGTTCAAACTTGACATCCCCGTAGTACTCCTGGGCGGACCTGTAAGGGCTTATGTGGAAGATGTCAGAAAGCTGATAGACGCAGATGTTATACTTCCTGAGCATTCCGAAGTTGGAAATGCAGCAGGAGCACTTGTAGGAAAGGGTATCAAAAGGATCGAGATACTTATCAAGAATGTAAGAAAGAAATCGAAGATAAGTAATATCGTGTTCGTGCAAGGCCAGCGTGAGATCTTTCAGACACACCCGGAAGCTCTCAAATATGCAGATAAGATTGGAAGAGAACTTGTTCTGGGATACATGAAGGAAGCCGGACTGGATGCAGAGGATGTACGTATAGAAGTAACAAGGAACGATATCACAATGCACGGTGACAGCCTGCCACTGGAAACAAAACTTGTTTTCGTAGGTATCGGCACACCGAAACGAGAGATCTGA